In Streptomyces sp. NBC_00433, a single genomic region encodes these proteins:
- a CDS encoding peptidoglycan DD-metalloendopeptidase family protein, with amino-acid sequence MIAALLAGAGGLPSAASGGGSGERSWPVSGQGPRGRPVVLRAFEPPATAWGAGHRGVDLRAGPGAAVRAAAPGEVVFAGRVGGTGVLVVRIGPALRISYEPVRATVPVGARVAAGQRVGVLDGGLAHCPGGCLHWGLLRSGPAGDAYLDPLSLLPAWIRRPGPSRLLPVYRAAVPG; translated from the coding sequence ATGATCGCGGCGCTGCTGGCCGGCGCAGGCGGGCTGCCTTCCGCCGCGTCCGGCGGCGGCTCCGGCGAGCGGAGCTGGCCCGTGTCGGGGCAGGGGCCGCGGGGGCGGCCGGTGGTGCTGCGGGCCTTCGAGCCGCCCGCGACGGCGTGGGGGGCCGGGCATCGCGGGGTCGACCTGCGGGCGGGCCCGGGGGCGGCGGTGCGCGCGGCGGCGCCGGGCGAGGTCGTCTTCGCCGGGCGGGTGGGCGGCACGGGCGTGCTGGTGGTGCGGATCGGGCCCGCCCTGCGGATCAGCTACGAGCCGGTGCGGGCGACGGTGCCGGTCGGCGCCCGGGTGGCCGCCGGGCAGCGGGTCGGCGTGCTGGACGGCGGGCTCGCGCACTGCCCGGGAGGCTGCCTGCACTGGGGGCTGCTGCGCTCGGGGCCGGCCGGTGACGCCTACCTGGATCCGCTGTCGCTGCTGCCCGCGTGGATACGCCGCCCGGGTCCGTCGCGGCTGCTGCCCGTCTACCGCGCCGCGGTGCCGGGGTGA
- the whiG gene encoding RNA polymerase sigma factor WhiG, which yields MPQYTPGSERAAAATTAPATPRPAAPTSLDELWRTYKSTGDVRLREQLILHYSPLVKYVAGRVSVGLPANVEQADFVSSGVFGLIDAIEKFDPDRAIKFETYAITRIRGAMIDELRALDWIPRSVRQKARAVERAYATLEAKLRRTPSEPEVAAEMGVGLEELHGVFSALSLANVVALEELLHVGADSGDRLSLVDTLEDTGADNPVEVAEDRELRRLLARAVNTLPEREKTVVTLYYYEGLTLAEIGQVLGVTESRVSQIHTKSVLQLRAKLADVGR from the coding sequence GAACGGGCGGCGGCCGCGACCACCGCCCCCGCCACCCCTCGGCCCGCCGCCCCCACGTCGCTCGACGAGCTGTGGCGGACCTACAAGTCCACGGGGGACGTGCGGCTGCGCGAGCAGTTGATCCTGCACTACTCGCCGCTGGTGAAATACGTGGCGGGCAGGGTCAGTGTGGGACTTCCGGCCAATGTCGAGCAGGCCGACTTCGTGTCCTCCGGGGTTTTCGGGCTGATCGACGCGATCGAGAAGTTCGACCCGGACCGGGCGATCAAGTTCGAGACCTACGCGATCACCCGGATTCGCGGCGCCATGATCGACGAACTGCGGGCCCTGGACTGGATCCCGCGCTCGGTGCGGCAGAAGGCCAGGGCGGTGGAGCGCGCCTACGCCACCCTGGAGGCCAAGCTCCGCCGCACCCCCAGTGAGCCCGAGGTGGCCGCCGAGATGGGCGTCGGCCTGGAGGAGCTGCACGGCGTCTTCAGCGCGCTGTCGCTGGCCAACGTGGTGGCGCTGGAGGAGTTGCTGCACGTCGGCGCCGACAGCGGCGACCGGCTCAGCCTGGTGGACACCCTGGAGGACACCGGCGCCGACAACCCGGTCGAGGTCGCCGAGGACCGCGAGCTGCGCCGGCTGCTCGCCCGCGCCGTCAACACCCTGCCGGAGCGCGAGAAGACCGTGGTCACCCTCTACTACTACGAGGGCCTGACGCTGGCCGAGATCGGCCAGGTGCTGGGCGTCACCGAGAGCAGGGTCAGCCAGATCCACACCAAGTCGGTGCTTCAACTGCGGGCAAAGCTCGCCGACGTCGGCCGGTGA
- the tsf gene encoding translation elongation factor Ts — translation MANFTAADVKKLRELTAAGMMDCKNALVEAEGDLDKAVEILRVKGQKGVTKREGRSASNGAVVSLIADDNSEGVLVELKCETDFVAKGDKFVAVADAVAAHVASTKPADIDVLLSSEIKPGQTVQAFVDEANATLGEKIVLDRFAQFNGGYVASYLHRTSPDLPPQVGVLVELDKADAQTAKDVAQHIAAFAPKYLTRDEVDADTVENERRVAEATAREEGKPDAALPRIVEGRVNGFFKENVVLEQSFAKDAKKTVQKVLDEAGVTLKRFARFRVGV, via the coding sequence ATGGCGAACTTCACCGCCGCTGACGTCAAGAAGCTCCGCGAGCTGACCGCCGCGGGCATGATGGACTGCAAGAACGCCCTTGTGGAGGCCGAAGGCGACCTGGACAAGGCCGTCGAGATCCTTCGGGTCAAGGGCCAGAAGGGTGTCACCAAGCGCGAGGGCCGCTCGGCCTCCAACGGCGCCGTGGTGTCCCTGATCGCCGACGACAACTCCGAGGGCGTCCTTGTCGAGCTGAAGTGCGAGACCGACTTCGTCGCCAAGGGCGACAAGTTCGTCGCCGTCGCCGACGCTGTCGCCGCCCACGTGGCGAGCACCAAGCCGGCCGACATCGACGTGCTGCTCAGCTCCGAGATCAAGCCCGGCCAGACCGTGCAGGCCTTCGTCGACGAGGCGAACGCCACCCTCGGCGAGAAGATCGTGCTGGACCGCTTCGCGCAGTTCAACGGCGGCTACGTGGCCTCCTACCTGCACCGCACCAGCCCGGACCTGCCCCCGCAGGTCGGCGTGCTGGTCGAGCTGGACAAGGCCGACGCGCAGACCGCCAAGGACGTCGCCCAGCACATCGCCGCCTTCGCGCCGAAGTACCTGACACGCGACGAGGTCGACGCGGACACCGTCGAGAACGAGCGGCGCGTCGCCGAGGCCACCGCTCGCGAGGAGGGCAAGCCCGACGCCGCCCTGCCGCGCATCGTCGAGGGCCGGGTGAACGGCTTCTTCAAGGAGAACGTGGTCCTGGAGCAGTCGTTCGCCAAGGACGCCAAGAAGACCGTCCAGAAGGTGCTCGACGAGGCCGGCGTGACGCTGAAGCGCTTCGCCCGCTTCCGCGTCGGCGTCTGA
- a CDS encoding TetR/AcrR family transcriptional regulator: MPRIRAASVAEHRTMQRRALLDAARSLLSEGGTDALTFPALAERTGLARSSVYEYFRSRAAVVEELCAVDFPVWAAEVEAAMETADSAEGRIEAYVRSQLALVGDRRHRAVAAISAGELDPGAREKIRAAHGGLVAMVVEALSDLGHDEPRLTAMLLQGVVDAAVRRIELGAAEDPERITRAAITMALHGVTG, translated from the coding sequence ATGCCCAGGATTCGAGCGGCCTCGGTGGCCGAACACCGCACGATGCAGCGCCGGGCCCTGCTGGACGCCGCCCGATCCCTCCTCTCCGAGGGCGGCACCGACGCGCTGACCTTCCCGGCCCTGGCCGAGCGGACCGGGCTGGCCCGCTCGTCGGTCTATGAGTACTTCCGCTCCCGGGCCGCCGTGGTCGAGGAGCTGTGCGCGGTCGACTTCCCGGTCTGGGCGGCCGAGGTGGAGGCCGCGATGGAGACCGCGGACAGCGCCGAGGGCCGTATCGAGGCCTACGTCCGCAGCCAGCTGGCCCTGGTCGGGGACCGCAGGCACCGCGCGGTCGCGGCGATCTCCGCGGGCGAGCTCGACCCCGGCGCCCGGGAGAAGATCCGCGCCGCGCACGGCGGCCTGGTGGCCATGGTGGTCGAGGCCCTGTCCGACCTCGGCCACGACGAGCCGCGGCTGACCGCCATGCTGCTGCAGGGCGTGGTCGACGCGGCCGTCCGCAGGATCGAGCTGGGCGCCGCCGAGGACCCCGAGCGGATCACCCGGGCCGCGATAACCATGGCCCTGCACGGCGTCACCGGCTGA
- a CDS encoding phosphatidate cytidylyltransferase — MNDSSWGASPRAGHWGAPEDTVTATAGSGTETGTRGKTPPMPPPPPASAPQPPQQPAPAKKSAGRNLQAAIGVGVGLGVIIIASLFIVKAVFVGVVAVAVVVGLWELTSRLAERKGIRVPLIPLAVGGVAIVVAGYLRGADGAWVAMALTSLAILVWRMTEPPHDYLKDVTAGVFAAFYVPFLATFVVMMLAADDGPRRVLVFLLLTVISDTGAYAVGWRFGSRKLAPRISPGKTREGLLGAIAFAMVAGALLMQYVIDGGHWWQGLLLGLAAAVSATLGDLGESMIKRDLDIKDMGTLLPGHGGIMDRLDSLLPTAPVVWLLLVAFVGKG, encoded by the coding sequence GTGAACGACTCTTCCTGGGGCGCTTCGCCACGCGCCGGTCACTGGGGAGCGCCCGAGGACACGGTCACGGCCACGGCGGGTTCCGGCACGGAAACCGGCACCAGGGGGAAGACTCCTCCTATGCCACCGCCACCCCCGGCCTCGGCGCCCCAGCCGCCGCAGCAGCCCGCCCCCGCGAAGAAGTCCGCAGGGCGGAATCTGCAGGCCGCGATAGGGGTGGGGGTCGGGCTCGGCGTGATCATCATCGCCTCGCTCTTCATCGTCAAGGCGGTCTTCGTCGGCGTCGTCGCGGTCGCGGTGGTGGTCGGCCTCTGGGAGCTGACCTCGCGGCTCGCCGAGCGCAAGGGCATCCGCGTCCCCCTGATCCCGCTCGCGGTCGGCGGCGTGGCCATAGTGGTGGCCGGCTACCTGCGCGGCGCCGACGGCGCCTGGGTGGCGATGGCCCTGACCTCGCTGGCCATCCTGGTCTGGCGGATGACCGAGCCCCCGCACGACTACCTCAAGGACGTCACCGCGGGCGTCTTCGCCGCCTTCTACGTGCCCTTCCTCGCCACCTTCGTGGTGATGATGCTCGCCGCGGACGACGGCCCCCGCCGGGTGCTGGTCTTCCTGCTGCTCACCGTGATCAGCGACACCGGCGCCTACGCGGTCGGCTGGCGCTTCGGCAGCCGCAAGCTCGCCCCCCGCATCAGCCCCGGCAAGACCCGCGAGGGCCTGCTCGGCGCGATCGCCTTCGCCATGGTCGCGGGCGCCCTGCTGATGCAGTACGTCATCGACGGCGGCCACTGGTGGCAGGGCCTGCTGCTCGGCCTGGCCGCCGCCGTCAGCGCCACCCTCGGCGACCTCGGCGAGTCCATGATCAAGCGCGACCTCGACATCAAGGACATGGGCACGCTGCTCCCGGGCCACGGCGGCATCATGGACCGCCTCGACAGCCTCCTCCCGACCGCCCCGGTGGTCTGGCTCCTCCTGGTCGCCTTCGTCGGCAAGGGCTGA
- the rpsB gene encoding 30S ribosomal protein S2 → MAVVTMRELLESGVHFGHQTRRWNPKMKRFIFTERNGIYIIDLLQSLSYIDRAYEFVKETVAHGGSIMFVGTKKQAQEAIAEQASRVGMPYVNQRWLGGMLTNFSTVYKRLQRLKELEEIDFEDVAASGLTKKELLVLSREKDKLEKTLGGIREMQKVPSAVWIVDTKKEHIAVGEARKLRIPVVAILDTNCDPDEVDYKIPGNDDAIRSVTLLTRVIADAVAEGLISRSGAALSDKKAEGAPAEPLAEWERDLLEGEKKADDATEAPAADAAAEAAPATEAPADEAPATEAPAEDAPAAAEGDTEQA, encoded by the coding sequence ATGGCCGTCGTCACGATGCGGGAGCTGCTCGAGAGCGGCGTCCACTTCGGGCACCAGACCCGTCGCTGGAACCCGAAGATGAAGCGCTTCATCTTCACCGAGCGCAACGGCATCTACATCATCGACCTGCTCCAGTCGCTGTCGTACATCGACCGCGCCTACGAGTTCGTCAAGGAGACCGTCGCGCACGGCGGCTCCATCATGTTCGTCGGTACGAAGAAGCAGGCGCAGGAGGCCATCGCGGAGCAGGCCTCGCGCGTCGGCATGCCCTACGTCAACCAGCGCTGGCTGGGCGGCATGCTCACCAACTTCTCGACCGTCTACAAGCGCCTGCAGCGCCTCAAGGAGCTCGAGGAGATCGACTTCGAGGATGTGGCCGCGTCCGGCCTCACCAAGAAGGAGCTGCTGGTCCTCTCCCGCGAGAAGGACAAGCTGGAGAAGACCCTCGGCGGCATCCGCGAGATGCAGAAGGTGCCCAGCGCGGTGTGGATCGTCGACACCAAGAAGGAGCACATCGCCGTCGGTGAGGCGCGCAAGCTCCGCATCCCGGTGGTCGCGATCCTGGACACCAACTGCGACCCCGACGAGGTCGACTACAAGATCCCGGGCAACGACGACGCGATCCGCTCCGTCACGCTGCTCACCCGCGTGATCGCCGACGCCGTCGCCGAGGGCCTGATCTCCCGCTCCGGCGCCGCGCTGAGCGACAAGAAGGCCGAGGGCGCCCCGGCGGAGCCGCTGGCCGAGTGGGAGCGCGACCTGCTCGAGGGCGAGAAGAAGGCCGACGACGCGACCGAGGCGCCCGCCGCCGACGCCGCGGCCGAGGCCGCTCCCGCCACCGAGGCCCCTGCCGACGAGGCCCCCGCGACCGAGGCCCCGGCCGAGGACGCGCCGGCCGCCGCCGAGGGCGACACCGAGCAGGCCTGA
- the pyrH gene encoding UMP kinase, whose product MNEGAEQAPTTASAAEGSGGPRRRFLLKLSGEAFAGGGALGVDPDVVHAIAREVAAVVADGYEIALVVGGGNFFRGAELQQRGMDRARSDYMGMLGTVMNCLALQDFLEKEGVETRVQTAITMGQVAEPYIPLRAVRHLEKGRVVIFGAGMGMPYFSTDTTAAQRALEIDAAAMLMGKNGVDGVYDSDPKLNPAAVKFDALEYGEVIARDLRVADLTAITLCQDNKLPILVFELLAEGNIARAVKGEKIGTLVNTHGTRD is encoded by the coding sequence ATGAACGAAGGCGCCGAACAGGCCCCGACCACCGCATCCGCCGCCGAGGGCAGCGGCGGCCCGCGCCGCCGCTTCCTGCTCAAGCTGTCCGGCGAGGCCTTCGCCGGCGGCGGCGCTCTCGGCGTCGACCCGGATGTGGTGCACGCCATCGCCCGTGAGGTCGCCGCCGTCGTCGCCGACGGCTACGAGATCGCCCTCGTCGTGGGCGGCGGCAACTTCTTCCGCGGCGCGGAATTGCAGCAGCGCGGCATGGACCGCGCCCGCTCCGACTACATGGGCATGCTCGGCACCGTGATGAACTGCCTGGCGCTCCAGGACTTCCTGGAGAAGGAGGGCGTCGAGACCCGGGTGCAGACCGCGATCACCATGGGCCAGGTCGCGGAGCCGTACATCCCGCTGCGGGCCGTACGGCATCTGGAGAAGGGCCGCGTGGTGATCTTCGGCGCGGGTATGGGAATGCCGTACTTCTCCACCGACACCACCGCCGCCCAGCGCGCGCTGGAGATCGACGCGGCAGCGATGCTGATGGGCAAGAACGGGGTGGACGGCGTCTACGACTCCGACCCCAAGCTGAACCCCGCCGCGGTCAAGTTCGACGCACTGGAGTACGGCGAGGTCATCGCCCGCGACCTGCGGGTCGCCGACCTCACCGCGATCACCCTGTGCCAGGACAACAAGCTGCCGATCCTGGTGTTCGAGCTGCTCGCCGAGGGCAACATCGCGCGGGCGGTCAAGGGTGAGAAGATCGGCACACTGGTCAACACCCACGGCACTCGCGACTAG
- the frr gene encoding ribosome recycling factor, translated as MIEETLLEAEEKMEKAVVVAKDDFAAIRTGRAHPAMFNKIVAEYYGAVTPINQLASFAVPEPRMAVITPFDSSSLRNIEEAIRNSDLGVNPSNDGRIIRVVFPQLTEERRREYIKVAKAKGEDAKISIRSIRRKAKETLDKFVKDGDTGEDEVRRAEKELDDTTSKYVAQVDELLKHKEAELLEV; from the coding sequence GTGATTGAAGAAACCCTCCTCGAAGCCGAGGAGAAGATGGAGAAGGCTGTCGTCGTCGCCAAGGACGACTTCGCGGCGATCCGCACCGGCCGTGCGCACCCGGCGATGTTCAACAAGATCGTGGCCGAGTACTACGGCGCCGTCACGCCGATCAACCAGCTGGCGTCCTTCGCGGTGCCCGAGCCGCGGATGGCGGTGATCACCCCCTTCGACAGCAGCAGCCTGCGCAACATCGAGGAGGCGATCCGCAATTCCGACCTCGGCGTCAACCCGAGCAACGACGGCCGTATCATCCGGGTGGTCTTCCCGCAGCTGACCGAGGAGCGCCGGCGGGAGTACATCAAGGTCGCCAAGGCCAAGGGCGAGGACGCCAAGATCTCCATCCGCAGCATCCGCCGCAAGGCGAAGGAGACCCTGGACAAGTTCGTCAAGGACGGCGACACCGGCGAGGACGAGGTGCGTCGCGCCGAGAAGGAGCTGGACGACACCACCTCGAAGTACGTCGCGCAGGTCGACGAACTGCTCAAGCACAAGGAAGCGGAGCTGCTGGAGGTCTGA